A section of the Candidatus Methylacidiphilales bacterium genome encodes:
- a CDS encoding DUF971 domain-containing protein, translating into MSAGVDVVAVAECAGGVAVAWSDGWESYFEGEFLRRHCPCAVCRGEPDVRGQGLLVSRREVGAEGFVLRGWRRVGNYALQLMWGDGHETGLYSFSYLRELAKRVEGAQRDEVGG; encoded by the coding sequence GGTGTGGATGTTGTTGCTGTGGCTGAGTGTGCTGGGGGGGTGGCGGTTGCGTGGTCTGATGGCTGGGAGAGTTATTTTGAGGGGGAATTTTTGCGGAGGCATTGTCCTTGTGCGGTGTGTAGGGGTGAGCCGGATGTGAGGGGGCAGGGGCTTTTGGTTTCGCGACGGGAGGTGGGCGCTGAAGGTTTTGTGTTGAGGGGGTGGCGGAGGGTGGGAAATTATGCGTTGCAGTTGATGTGGGGGGATGGGCACGAGACGGGGTTGTATAGTTTTAGTTATTTGCGTGAGCTGGCGAAGCGTGTGGAGGGGGCTCAGAGGGACGAGGTGGGGGGATGA